The Pseudomonas fluorescens genome includes a window with the following:
- a CDS encoding HNH endonuclease encodes MAHKSVIKHRFAAFDRQGGRCYYCGFQMWRDTPEAFARRHGLSLRQARHFQCTAEHLVARQDGGRDTQSNIAAACQWCNQRRHKRKDAPEPQEYKALVEKRLSKGGWHPLQTGPHLF; translated from the coding sequence ATGGCCCATAAATCTGTTATCAAACATCGTTTCGCTGCGTTCGATCGCCAAGGTGGCCGCTGCTATTACTGCGGCTTCCAGATGTGGCGGGATACTCCGGAGGCCTTCGCCCGCCGCCACGGCCTTTCCCTTCGGCAGGCTAGGCACTTCCAGTGCACAGCCGAGCATCTAGTCGCCAGGCAGGATGGCGGAAGAGATACCCAGTCCAATATTGCTGCCGCCTGCCAGTGGTGCAATCAGCGCCGTCATAAGCGCAAGGACGCGCCTGAGCCGCAGGAGTACAAGGCTCTAGTGGAGAAGCGGCTGAGCAAAGGTGGCTGGCACCCGCTCCAAACAGGTCCCCATTTGTTCTGA